Within Gambusia affinis linkage group LG01, SWU_Gaff_1.0, whole genome shotgun sequence, the genomic segment TTCCCATTCAATAAAGtaatagaaaaatgtaactttagGCTCTATTTTCTTATGCAATAGTTAATCACTTGGTGATGTAAAGGAATGTAAATGTCATCTTCAGGATAAGAAagcagtttctgttttccaggaAAAGCCATAATTTGATGTAGCTTCCCAGAAACAGGCAGAGAAGCAGAGAGGCTGACGCTGCTTCACATTAATACAATCAGACTGCGTGGATATCCACTGAACAGGAAGCCTACACAGTCTACATTGTTTAGACTGTTCCTTTTGACCATCAGCAAGGTCAAAAGGAAAAGCCGTGTTGCTTTTGACAACATGGCAAGTGCCTTACAAAAGTCTTCCCATCACTTAACATTTTGTGACATGGTAGCCACCAACttcaatgtatattttttggGTCCCTGTGCTTTAGAGTCCAAAGAGTTACTCATGCTTACCAACATGGACAACCAACATCtagttttatcagaacaaaAATCAAGTGAAGCTCCTAGTAATTTATAAAGGATGGACTACTTATTCTTTTGAACACAGAGAACCAAGATgtggttttatacttttacctttttgtctattttttgttttgtttgcatttccttctaattcatgcAAAGCACTTTGCACTGCAAGTTGCTGTTCAACAAGGCAATTGAACAGTAACCTCCTGTGCCGGCCTATTGGGCAGAGTCAAGAGACTGTTATCTCTCTACAGGAGATCTTTTTAAGTAATCTTAAAAAGATTACTTTTTAATCTTCCTGCAAACAGAGCAGGTTGGGAAATACGTGTAGTTAATACAGAATCGAAACTATGAATGATTGAGCCCGATAGTTAAAATGTGATGCTTCTCTAAACATCCTCTAGAAGTTACATCAACCTGATCTAAATACAAACTGTGTGGTTTCCATTCAGTATAATAATAGGAAATTTTAactttagggttttttttcttatgcaatAGTTAATCACTAGGTGATGTAAAGGAATGTAAATGTCATCTTCAGGATAAGAaatcagagtttttgttttccagggaAAACCAAAATTTGATGTAGCTTCCCAGCAGCAGGCAGAGCTGTGGGGAAGATTGCTTGTGACATGTTAAAACAAGCTTTCAAAGAACTCAAATACAATGGATCACATTCTCATTGctcatttaacagaaaattcCAAAACATGCCAGCAGGTCTGAGCAGTTTCTGGTGCTGATTCATCAGCAGATACAATAAATCTATAAAGTTACTGTATGACCGtaagattttattctcatatctCTATGACATTATTCTCATATTGTTATGACATTATTCTCATATTGTTATGACATTATTCTAATATTATATTGACCTTATTCTCATacgaatttatttttgtggcattcttgtaattttaggattttattcttgcaatattgtgattttatttgcatgttagtttttgttgtgcaactattctaataatttttacttgttttataatTGATAACTGTCtgaggtttttttatgtttatataatgtaaaacattttgaactgccttgttgctgatattgaagttattgtgataatgTGAAATCACAATAACTTCAAGttcaaatacaaaacatttgaacTTGATTATTCACAGTATAGATTCAACTCTGTCGTTAACCCTGGAGACAGTCAGTTTCACTTTAAGTGAGTGAAGAAACATTCATCTTTTTACTTCCTACATTGGATTCTGACAACACCATGCAACTTCAAGGGATGTAACATACATAATactgatttgaataaaataaaacgtattttaaaataaaataaaacttatatcCTAATATAAGATGTGAATATCCTAATTTGCTATATTAGAATATTCATTTATCACCTTGACCTGTTTGGTTTACTTAAACGCAACTGTACCaacaattaatgttttaaaagacgTCAACCAGTCTTGACTATGATGTCAGTGTGACAATCATGTTCAATTAATTAGAATGAGgctcatttttatattaaaagtacCTATTGAAAATTGAAGCTAGTAAACTTTTCAATACGGCTACATTAATGTATGAAAACAGTTGTTATTTGGGTCtatgaatctttttttctcatttctgtctgGCTTGTCTGCCTAGTGAATATTTTGTGCTGCGCATATAGCTTGTACATGTGGCTGCAGCAAacgtgcacacacactcacacagacacCAAAGTGCaatgaaacataaacaagaCCATCTTATTATGTTGCTGTTTACAAGATGTGGCAAAGGTAAAACCAACCAAGCAGAGAATAGTTGTAACAGAGATAAGAACGAGAAAAGGTCCAAAGTACACAACAAGTAGTACAAAACACACTGCACATTATGTGTGTGGTTTCAACAAGCACGAGTCTTTGTAGGACATTTTGGCCAAGCAGGTATATCTACTGTGGTGAATATGTTTTGACTTagtgataaagttcctgaattaaattgacttttcaataatattctgatttattgaacaGGTTTGTAAATTAAGGTTTacttttagacaaaaataatttttgaccCTGTGAAtgttaaatttattgatttatttaagcAAGACTGCACAAAAATGGCAAAGCAAACAGGAGAGAACAGTTTTATATTTGCACTTTAGAGAGGGTTTGGTGGGGGCTAGTTAAAATATGCTTACATGCAGTACCAGCCTACTGGGCAGGTTTATTTAGGAACATGAAGTTATATATTCACTTGCATTCACCCAGCAGCTGAATGACGGTTGCATGACAAGGgcagacattttattgcctgtAGTTTGGATAAGaattgaaagaaacagaaactacCAAGGCTGAAGGTGAGAATCAGTTTTATCAACCTATCAGATTTTATCTTACTGCAGATAATATTGCGTTTCATCATTTCAAagataaatgtaacatttaataaGACACtgattcattttctttactGGCATGCTACTTGTGCTCAAAAGCAACACAATCCACATTTTGGTTAGTCAAATGCTCTTTAATCAATTGCCTGCTACAGATTGAGTTATAGCCCTCGAGTAAGAAGTGGTTGTTTGATGCATTCTGCAGGAAATGTGCAGTGTGAACTTTCACACTGcacattgtgtgtgtggttttcaaCAAGCACGAGTCTTTGTAGGACATTTTGGCCAAGCAGGTATATCTACTGTGGTTTACCCAAACAGAACTTTGTCTCGTTTTGTAGCTTTGCAGCTGTTCAGATAACCAGCTTGAAATCTGTCTGCATTATTTAACTGACTATGTACTTATgtataaaaattgattttatgcTGCTAAGCTCCTTGAGATGGTGCTGTGAGTGGgcacaatataaataaactagaaaattcctgaagaaatttaactggggcctgccaaagtgtgcccgtcggtttggacccagcgttctgatgctaagaattaccatcaatgctaaagaaagctgcaatgtaatcaatagcatgtggagaatcacaagaatgttaagtaagctggacatgcaacattcagtatgataaagtaagtgtattagctaaaatgagcaaatatgctaatgtaagcataaatactttcagtagcatgtggggtatcattagaatgtttactgtcatttacttactccattaagtatactaaacatggctaataattcttaaaaatagaaaatagcttatttaagctaaaaggctaatgctaatgaactgccttgctgcgcaaggcagttccctaacctcggataaacagataatgcagaatgatatcattgcaccgcctccgtgatgcactatcagaagggcattttgaggcttttattttgaaatttgcagtaagcttcatattaaatgcccacactaatccaatgtgtaagagtgctttggataaaccagtcacataaagccaaaagagcaattacatgatgtaaaaattcccaaggcttttattttgaaattttgttaagcttcatttgaaagggtcaaagtcatcccatgtgtaacagtcattggattaaatcagtcatataacgctcaaaaaagcaatgacctgatgtaaaaattttcaagggcttttattttgaaattttcagtaagcttcatttcaaagggctagactcatcccatgtgtaacagtgacagggttaaatgagttatatacagcccatagcagcaagtttttctaaaggccagctcagtcctcctctgttttaactgaactactagttagaactacagtgatgcgtagttgtagtcctcagcagctctccctgctctgggttccgttgccatggtaaataatcctctctgccagctgtgagtgagacatccagggggagacaattctctgtttgagccagccagtttgactaaaaaaagcattgcaaaaaactgtttcccgttcgagaaccgtaatacatattcgaaaaccgtttgaagcatatgagagggctatttgtcgtctcacatagtcccgccattcatatctctacctcactcacagtattaacagcgatgagataaaaaaagtgtgtgccaaggtctgaaatttttcagaaatacatggaagtgaatcagtgagatctgtctgctaccctggcgcatgactttgctctgaagcacctgagagaaaactgtaagcgctagataatttttgaaaacatttgaccggagcaggcacgcgtatccatgtcatgaccaagtttgataccaatcatgcaatatttgtgagcgtgagggcgagttaaaaaatgatttggggtcaaaatgtcgctctgactctcactctagcggagcggccttcacactctgatttttccaaaatcaaaaactttgggtagaaagaagttgtggacaaaccataatacatattgacgtgctgtcttcactttaaaagagatcacggacgtatctacaaaatgaagtttgaatggcgtttctacatgaagttatgacgacacagaaaatcctcaaaaatagggtattttcaggatttactggttacctcatccccttgacgagacctggtgagctcgttagtgattttggggtcgttttttgctttttacgtcgccatggtaactccaaagcccaccaaaagtaatagcacacctccgggatcgagccgcgttttgataccacttttgtgggtgggctcatgcCAGTCTGACCGCATTAATGTCCATGGatgaagaagttaagaataataaagagacattctattgggtgtagaacaataggtgcctgccatgcaatgcatggaggcagtgactgacttgcttcgcaagtcagtcactgctctccttatgcattgctatgggcaggccccaataaatgatttttatataatttgccTGTGTTTCCGACATGTTGGTCCATATGATTTAAAATTGAGTACATCCTAAAAACTTTATGTAAAACACACAATCATAACTAttcaagctgaaaataaataaaaaaaaccacttGGAAAGTTGGTCCAATGTTTCCAGAAGCCTGAAGTGAGTGAGTGTCACTCGTAGCTCTTATTATTCTATATATTGACTCAAACACCACATTAAGATGTACATTGACTGAAttgaaatcaaaatttaaacatctaaagcactaaattagaaaaagaaactaaatttaTGGTATTTTCTGCTAATCAGATTTGGAGTAATGTAAATTTCCATATAAGTGGAGTTTATAAGACAAACATTTAAGTATAATTCTGGACAACAAACTTAGCTGGAGACCtcaaaataattgcaaaaatcTATTggaatattgttaaaaatatctaaaacctCTCCTTGGGCTGGCACCTTATCATGGTGGAagggtttgagtgccccaaagatcctaggagctatgctgtctggggcttcatgcccctggtaaggTCATCCAAGGCAGGcaggtcctaggtgagggaccagacaaagcgGATCACTGGGTCCcaactctggagccaggcctggacgTGGGGCACGATTGCGAGCacctggtggccgggcttttacccatggagcctgGCTGGgctcagcccgaagaggaaacatggatTCCCCCTCCCTTGGTCCACCACCTATGAGAGGGGCCAAAGCGGTCGGGTACAGTGTGTGATGGGTGGTGggcggccgagggaggggaccctggtGGTCCGATCCCCGGTTGCAGAAGCtggctcttgggacgtggaatgtcacctctctggtggagAAGGatccggagctagtgtgtgaggtcgagaggttccggctagaaatagttggtctcacctcgacgcatggctctggttctggaaccagtctccttgagaggggctgcaCATACTtacactctggagttgcccacggTGAGAGGCATTGGGCAGGAGTGGGcctacttgttgctccccatctcggcgcctgtccGTTGGGGTTTACaacggtgaacgagagggtagcctccctcctcCTACGGGTGgagggacgggtcctgactgttgtttgtgcttacgggctgaacgacagttcagattacccacccttcttGGAGTCCTTAGAGGGTGTACTGGAGAGTGCccctcctggggactccctggttctgctgggggacttcaacgctcacatGGGCagtgacagtgaggcctggagggccaTGGTTGGGAGGAATGGCCCACCTGATCTGAACTTGAgcggtgttctgttgttggacttctgtgctcgtcacggattgtccataacgaacacaaTGTTCaggcataagggtgtccatatgtgcacttggcaccaggacaccctaggccgcagggTGACCTTCGATAATCGACtctgtcatcgtttcatcggatctgtggccatatgtcttggacactcgagTGAAGAGAGGTGTGGAGCTGTCCACTGatcactacctggtggtgatttggctccgctggtgggggaggatgcaggtcagacctggcaggcccaaacctgttgtgagggtctgctgggaacgtctggcggaatcccctgtgagacggagctttaactcctgTCTCTGCCTCCATTGTTGAGGTGGCCTATTGGAGCTGTGGctgcaaggttgtcggtgcctgtcacGGCGGCAACCCTCAAACCTGCTGGTGGACACCTTTGGTGAGggatgctgtcaggctgaagaagaaGTCCTATCGGGCccttttggcctgtgggactccggaagcagctgatgggtaccggcgggtGAAACGGCATGTGGCTcaggtggttgctgaggcaaaaacttgggtgtgggaggagtttggagaggccatggatgCTTCGAGGCAATTCTGGTCCATCATCCAgtgtctcaggagggggaatcAGTGCAGCACTAACACTGTCTATAGTGGGGATgatgtgctgctgacctcaacttgGGACGTTGTGGGCCTGTGGGGAGAatactttgaagacctcctcaatcccaccaagaTGCCTTCAATtgaggaagctgagcctggggactctgggtttgGCTCTCCAAACTCCAGGGTCGAGGTCAccgaggtggttaaaaagctcctctgTGGCAGGGCCCcaggggtggatgagatccgcccagAGTTACGTAAGgttctggatgttgtagggttgtgttggctggCGCGACTCTGCAATAGTGCATGGACATCGGGAGCAGTTCctctggattggcagactggggtgggaGATCGGAGGCTGTGCTCTAATTACagaggggggtcacactcttaaacCTGCCTGGGAAGGACCATtcaggggtcctggagaggagggtccgtcgaaTAGTCGAACctcagattcaggaagagcagtgagGTTTTcatcctggtcgtggaacactggaccagctctagaccctcagcagggtcctggagggtgcatgggagttcgcccaaacAGTCTACATATGTTTTGtagacttggagaaggcgtttgATCCTGTCCCTcagggagccctgtggggggttctccggaaGTATGGGGTACTGTGCCCTCTgttacgggctgtcaggtcgaTGTCCCTTTGTCatcgattctgttcattacttttatggacagaatttctaggcgcagcccaggtgttgaggggatccgttttgttGGCCTTatgattgcatctctgctttttgcggacaatgtggtccttttggcttcatcaagTCGTGACCTGCAGCTCTTGCTGGAGCGGTTTGCAGCTAAGAGTGAAGCGGCCAGAATAAGGATcatgcctccaaatccgaggccatggtcttgagccggaaaagagTAGAGTTCCTTCTctgggtcagggggggtgtcacgaatgagggaagaagggagcgggagattgaCAGGCGGATTGATGCAGCGTCTGCCATCAAGCGTGCGTTGTACTGGTCTGTCGTGGTAGAGAGAAAGCTGGGCCAAAAAGCGAAGCCTTCGATTTACctgtcgatctacgttcccaccctcatctatgacccaaagctcatgacaaAAAGAATGAGATCGCGGTTAAAAGCGGCCAAAATTGGTTTTCTCTGTAGTCTccgtgtctgggctctcccttagagatagaatgagaagctcagtcatccgggagggactcagagtagagccgctgctccttcacatcgagaggagccagttgaggtggctcgggcatctggtcaggatgcctcctggatgccttcctggtgaggtgttccgggcacatcccaccaggaggaggccccagggaagacccaggacacgctggagggactatgtctctcagctggcctgggaatgccttgggattcccacagaggagctggaacaagtggctggggagagggaagtctgggcctcccttctgaagctgctacccccatgACCTGACCCTGGATAAGCggaaaaagatggatggatggatggatggatggatggatggatggatggatggatggatggatggatggatgagtgatggatggatatttaaaaatttcggCTTGTTAAtaatgtgtttcagttatttgtgtgaaactgtGGAATGTATTAAATGATGATCTCAAATTATGTGCTTTAGTGCACTTTAACTGTTATTGTAAAGATATGTATGCAAGGTGAGTATGTGTACAGATGTGTGTACAtgcatatttaaatagaaatcagTGTACGTATTTGTGCTTGCATGCATGTATATGGACAGTTGCTGCTAAGTCTATGACTAAGTTACACTCTAGCCTGTTCCTTTACTGGTAATTTATTGGTTTGCAAAAtagtatttcattttaatttattttcttttgttttctttttttgtaatgtaaatttaccaaaattaaattaatctgaatCTGAGATTATGCGtctgttttacagaaatgaGTCCAGTTCTGGTGATCCTACTCTTGTCTGCATCGCTGCTGTCTACTGGTGACGGTGGAAAAGTGTTGGTTTTCCCAGTGGATGGGAGTCACTGGCTGAACATGAAAATCCTTTTGGAGGCGTTACATTCTCGGGGACATGAGATAACGGTGTTCCGCTTCTCAACCAGCTGgtacatttctgaattttcccCCCTTTACACGTCCATTACGGTTACCCAGGAGCAGCCAGAAAGTATCGAGAGCAAAGAAGTCATGGCATCCTTCCTGCAGAGGTCTATAGAAATCCGTCGAAATGAAGGAACATTATGggctttctttcagttttacagGAATCTGTTCAATTTATTTCAAGGTGCAGGAAAGAAGGGTGCAGTGAAAATGGTCACCAGCATCTTTGAGAATGGGACTCTGCTAAGGCAGCTAAATGAAACTGGATATGATATTTTACTGACAGACCCCGAGTACCCAGGAGGCGTGCTGCTGGCACACTATCTCAAGCTTCCTTTGGTGTTGAATGTACGCTGGATTCCTGGTGGAGAGGGTCACTTTGCTATCGCTCCTTCTCCACTGTCCTACATTCCTGCTGTGTTCTCCCGTTTCTCTGACAAAATGCACTTTTTACAAAGACTCAACAATATTATCTTCCAGGGCATGTTGGTCTACTTGTACTACTATATTTCTGCTCCAAAATACCAGGCTATATGTGATAAATATTTTGGAGATGACGTGAATACCTTGTCTCTGATACAGGCTGCAGATCTCTGGTTAATGCGAGTTGATTTTACCTTTGAGTTTCCTCGCCCCACCATGCCCAACGTCATCTACATTGGAGGCTTCCAAGGAAAACCATCCAAGCCTTTGTCATCGGATTTAGAGGAGTTTGTGCAGAGCTCTGGTGAACATGGAGTAATTGTGATGACTCTTGGCACTCTGCTGAGTGACCTTGGACCTGAGGTGTCAGAAACCTTCGCAGCAGCATTTTCCAGCCTCCCTCAAAAGGTTTTGTGGAGACATATTGGTAAACAACCAGCTGCTTTAGGGAACAACACTATGCTGGTTGAATGGTTGCCTCAAAACGACATCCTTGGCCATCCTAAAACCAAAGTTTTCATCACACATGGAGGCACCAATGGCATCTACGAGGCCATCTACCACGGCGTACCAGTTCTAGGCATTCCACTTATCTTGGACCAGTACGACAACATCATCCGTCTGAAGGCACGACATGTGGCTGAGATAGTCGATGTGACCAAAATGACTGTTGACTCTCTGAAAAGTGCTCTGAAGTCCATTTTAGACCCAGAAAATCCCTACAAGCAGAATATGGTCAAACTATCACAGCTTCATCATGATAAACCAATGAAACCCATTGACAGTGCTGTGTTCTGGATCGAGTATGTCATGAGGCATCGGGGTGCGCCACACTTGCGCTCCGAGTCCTATAAGATGCCCTGGTATTCCTACCACTGCCTGGATGTGATGGCATTCTGTTTAGCAATTGtgttacttttcattttgttgatcTGGGTTTCCTGTAGAATCTGCTTTAGCAGTTTGATAAGAAACAGGAAGTCTAAGATTGAATAGGGGGAGTGATGATACATTTTGTTAAAGGTAATCAAGAGCAGGAATTTACAAAGTGTCACCATTTAAATTTTCTTGAGATCACTGTTTTAAACCACACAATATGTCCTCTAAATAATATGGTGAAAAACGTTTTTAACTCAATAAATACCACAGCATACACCTGATGAGACCATTTTTGATACTGCAGTAACAAACATTCTGAAACTACTATTACtactagtatttttttttttttttggttggatGGAAACATTGAATTGGATACATAACCCATTACCTGGGTCAATGTCTGCTATGaaccaaaagcagaaaaacatgagcAAAGACAGTACCAACACTacttcatattattattattattattattattattattattattattattattattattattgtagcaaaatactaaaaaatgaaaaagggatTGACTAGTTTTATTGTTGTAATGTGTCTTTCAATATGACACTTGAAAATCTTAGAACTTACTCAGGTGATCgttgttttgaaagttttaagaACCGCTGCACTGTGTGGATGAAAtatatggaagtaaatatgtgccatcagaatttgaattaaaaatgcctctgaaatttgaatgctgtatattagtgcttactttttcagtattaaaataaattcagaatatatttttaacctaaaaataattcagtgtcattatttgtacatggttgcaattttcatttattaaaaaatttcaCATTCCTaattcaaagtgatcaaattttcaatatacatatttttcactgtttaaattttcagtgttaaaaaaattcagcatataaaaaaaatttaacttttcaaaatttaaatgcaatattttcggtgtcctccaattcaacttgctcaaattcgccgtctcaaattcagcgtctaaaaattcgctgtaaaaatggccaaggttacttcaggtcacagacattagcaatggatgtccgagtccaacatccacctaatcacgtgacacaaccgtcatattgaagaaataccagcatcacccaggctggcgaccatggaaatgacataaacccaacggtgagtttaatgctttcatatttctatagtatattttattttgtgcatgaagtttgatacattatcttaaagcctggtTTAAACACGGgtttgggccgttgttaatcttacaccgtgtagtgccggcatattacattttgctacctcctagcacccgCCAGACCCTCCCCGCTgtcccacgtccaatttcctgttttatttaaatttatttaaacaaacagaatactttgtgttgcagtGGTTGTCTAAAACACagtaatgtaaagcaaaatgctgatcatgttaccacagaggtgaattttagtgcttttatggtagacatgttagagaacaaaaatgttctaaatttgtaatttgtttgtttttttctttactcaatagaaacccattaggtacatttgtacattgttgtagtgctttacattacttgaattataagaatcagaaaaagttttgtaatttttgtaaaaagttatgtaatttattttctaatacttcaagcatatatgaactcatctaagtacattcaataaaattttgtataaaaaacaatttcagtttcatatttaaaactgcctgtacaaacagtactgactcagagaaatgaaatatctactctgaacattgtgttattctagttcctctagttttgaatttgacaaaactagagaaattagagtaacagcaaCGTTGTCGCAAtaatgagtaatacatatgatcacatttaaacatatgtatcgaacttgtgatctgacaaaaatcagaaaattgaattgattctacatttcaacaaaactgttttgttttaacaaagctgattcacaaacaaagaactgctacagcttaaatgtagattttttattttttttaacaggtcaatcactcaaagcaagccaaagccagactgcgtagaggaaatgcatgctacaaaatcctcactgaaagagttgtaattccagtagtgacaaggaattcttagtgttttgtagcaTGTGGTGTAGTTTCCAcgaacaatctccacagacagacttgctggc encodes:
- the LOC122835004 gene encoding UDP-glucuronosyltransferase 2B17-like, translating into MSPVLVILLLSASLLSTGDGGKVLVFPVDGSHWLNMKILLEALHSRGHEITVFRFSTSWYISEFSPLYTSITVTQEQPESIESKEVMASFLQRSIEIRRNEGTLWAFFQFYRNLFNLFQGAGKKGAVKMVTSIFENGTLLRQLNETGYDILLTDPEYPGGVLLAHYLKLPLVLNVRWIPGGEGHFAIAPSPLSYIPAVFSRFSDKMHFLQRLNNIIFQGMLVYLYYYISAPKYQAICDKYFGDDVNTLSLIQAADLWLMRVDFTFEFPRPTMPNVIYIGGFQGKPSKPLSSDLEEFVQSSGEHGVIVMTLGTLLSDLGPEVSETFAAAFSSLPQKVLWRHIGKQPAALGNNTMLVEWLPQNDILGHPKTKVFITHGGTNGIYEAIYHGVPVLGIPLILDQYDNIIRLKARHVAEIVDVTKMTVDSLKSALKSILDPENPYKQNMVKLSQLHHDKPMKPIDSAVFWIEYVMRHRGAPHLRSESYKMPWYSYHCLDVMAFCLAIVLLFILLIWVSCRICFSSLIRNRKSKIE